From the Musa acuminata AAA Group cultivar baxijiao chromosome BXJ3-7, Cavendish_Baxijiao_AAA, whole genome shotgun sequence genome, one window contains:
- the LOC103991751 gene encoding uncharacterized protein LOC103991751 gives MKGEEMLQHCLMSKSSESEGKEDEQAVVIDDPPLTWNAGSAAMGGSKKRLLSKQLSMRETTREAKWEKRRRQTLHRRHMMMEAGNDEEKAVEKEPGDDGERRLSGRVKSLTDEDLDELRGCIELGFGFSEEEGGHDLRHTLPALDLYFAVNRQVSDPKLWSSPSPASTPTSTSSPSTLCGPLSPRSPDEQTRSGSSEAWKIFNPGDNPQHVKARLRHWAQAVACSLKQSN, from the exons ATGAAGGGCGAAGAGATGCTGCAGCATTGTCTGATGTCGAAGTCCTCGGAAAGCGAGGGGAAGGAGGACGAACAGGCGGTGGTGATCGACGATCCTCCCTTGACGTGGAATGCCGGTAGTGCCGCCATGGGAGGCAGCAAGAAGAGGTTGCTCTCGAAGCAGCTGTCGATGAGAGAGACAACGAGGGAGGCCAAGTGGGAGAAGCGGAGAAGGCAGACACTGCACAGGAGGCACATGATGATGGAGGCGGGAAACGATGAGGAGAAGGCCGTCGAGAAGGAGCCCGGCGATGACGGCGAGAGGAGGCTGAGCGGAAGAGTGAAGAGCCTGaccgatgaggaccttgatgagctGAGGGGATGCATAGAACTCGGGTTCGGGTTCAGCGAGGAGGAAGGCGGCCATGACCTCCGCCACACCCTCCCCGCACTCGACCTCTACTTCGCCGTAAACCGTCAGGTCTCTGACCCCAAGCTGTGGTCCTCGCCGAGCCCTGCCTCGACCCCGACCTCCACCTCGTCTCCGTCAACCTTGTGCGGCCCTCTGAGCCCCCGCAGCCCCGATGAGCAGACGCGTTCCGGCTCTTCCGAGGCCTGGAAGATATTCAACCCAG GAGACAATCCGCAGCATGTGAAGGCGAGACTGCGGCACTGGGCGCAGGCTGTGGCGTGCTCTCTCAAGCAAAGCAACTGA
- the LOC135643479 gene encoding E3 ubiquitin-protein ligase EL5-like — protein MSTADQSMGGGGGGGGGDNAGVKISSEIVVAAIIFFFMVVVLAFFFYLYAKRRLRSALRTRSRSRFDFAAADLGPLPVPDRGLEAAMLRSLPVTVYRAADFKQGIECAVCLSQLTDGEVARLLPKCGHGFHLDCIDMWFCSHSTCPLCRRPVGINPNAEPVSGLPTVHAQMNAGNSVTTATVENRDGSLESSSSSSGALVIEIPRRVAEAFPPTSRLTTEEATSPVPARFRSLMRLWSQGRRAAGASHSLSEGGDTEATREGSSGKH, from the coding sequence ATGTCCACAGCCGATCAATCGATGGGAGGCGGAGGGGGCGGGGGCGGCGGCGATAACGCTGGCGTGAAGATAAGCAGCGAGATTGTGGTGGCGGCCATCATATTCTTCTTTATGGTGGTCGTCCTAGCCTTCTTCTTCTATCTATACGCCAAGCGGCGCTTGCGCTCCGCCCTCCGCACCCGCTCTCGGTCTCGCTTTGACTTCGCCGCCGCCGACCTCGGCCCCCTCCCCGTCCCGGATCGTGGCCTTGAAGCCGCCATGCTTCGGTCGCTGCCCGTCACCGTTTACCGGGCGGCGGACTTCAAGCAGGGGATCGAGTGCGCCGTCTGCCTCTCCCAGTTGACCGACGGTGAAGTGGCTCGGCTGCTCCCTAAGTGCGGCCACGGTTTCCACCTCGATTGCATCGACATGTGGTTTTGCTCTCACTCCACTTGCCCCCTTTGCCGAAGGCCCGTCGGCATCAACCCAAATGCCGAGCCCGTGTCAGGGTTACCGACCGTTCATGCTCAGATGAATGCAGGGAATTCTGTAACAACTGCTACAGTAGAAAACAGAGATGGCTCGCTGGAGAGTTCTTCGAGCTCTTCAGGAGCACTTGTGATTGAGATACCGCGTAGGGTAGCGGAGGCGTTCCCGCCGACGAGTAGGCTGACCACGGAAGAGGCGACATCGCCTGTTCCAGCGAGGTTTAGGTCGCTGATGAGGCTGTGGAGCCAGGGGAGACGGGCTGCCGGTGCGTCACATAGCCTCAGCGAAGGAGGCGACACAGAAGCGACGAGGGAGGGATCGAGTGGGAAGCATTGA
- the LOC135643817 gene encoding RING-H2 finger protein ATL60-like has translation MRISSEIVVAAIIFFFMMVVLAFNLYLYAKWHLRSALRAHSRPRFDFTAIDIDPLPVPDHGLEAAVLQSLRVTVYRATDFKEGIECAICLSQLTDGEVARLLPKCGHGFHLDCIDMWFCSHSTCPLCRRPVGTNPNVQPMSGLPTIHA, from the coding sequence ATGAGGATAAGCAGTGAGATTGTGGTGGCAGctatcatcttcttctttatgatgGTCGTACTGGCCTTCAATTTATACTTGTACGCCAAGTGGCACTTGCGCTCCGCCCTCCGTGCCCACTCTCGTCCACGCTTTGACTTCACCGCCATCGACATTGATCCCCTCCCTGTCCCTGATCATGGCCTTGAAGCTGCCGTGCTTCAATCGCTACGTGTCACCGTTTACCGAGCGACAGACTTCAAGGAGGGGATCGAGTGCGCCATTTGCCTCTCCCAGTTGACCGACGGTGAGGTGGCTCGGCTGCTCCCTAAGTGCGGCCATGGGTTCCATCTCGATTGCATCGACATGTGGTTTTGCTCTCACTCCACTTGCCCCCTCTGTCGAAGACCGGTCGGCACCAACCCGAATGTCCAACCCATGTCGGGGTTACCGACCATTCATGCTTAG